In Primulina huaijiensis isolate GDHJ02 chromosome 16, ASM1229523v2, whole genome shotgun sequence, a single genomic region encodes these proteins:
- the LOC140960945 gene encoding stearoyl-[acyl-carrier-protein] 9-desaturase, chloroplastic-like — protein sequence MALVTNLAFNPYKMMSSFPDADIRYSRRVSMASTTHSSSVEVTNLKEPFTAPRNVPKQETRFMPPEKGEIIYGLHDWAENNILVMLKDVEKSWQPSDYLPDYTSEGYEDQVKELRERTKEIPDDFFVALVGHMITEEALPTYQTFVSKFDGVRDDTGVNPTPMAAWFRGWTAEENRHGDLLNRYLYLSGRVDMKQIEKTIQYLIGSGMDVRTENNTYHGLIYVSFQERATFISHGNTARLAKKYGDTKLAQICGVIAADEKRHETAYTRIVEKVFEIDPDGMVRSFADIMKKKIIMPAHMMYDGVDKNLFRNFSAVAQQIGVYTARDYTDIMEYLLDRWGVEKLTGLSDEGRKAQEILCGLVPRFRKLEERAQAQANQASASVPFSWIFGRKI from the exons ATGGCACTTGTAACTAATCTTGCTTTCAATCCCTACAAGATGATGTCTTCTTTTCCTGATGCTGATATCAGATATTCTCGCAGAGTTTCCATGGCATCGACAACTCATTCTTCTTCAGT GGAGGTGACAAACCTAAAAGAACCATTCACTGCCCCAAGAAATGTACCCAAACAAGAGACTCGTTTCATGCCACCAGAAAAAGGTGAGATCATATATGGGCTGCATGATTGGGCCGAAAACAATATCTTGGTGATGCTAAAAGACGTCGAGAAATCTTGGCAGCCGAGTGACTATTTGCCCGACTACACTTCCGAAGGATACGAAGATCAGGTCAAAGAACTGAGGGAGAGAACCAAAGAGATCCCAGATGACTTTTTCGTTGCATTGGTTGGTCACATGATTACGGAGGAAGCACTTCCAACTTATCAGACATTTGTTAGTAAATTTGATGGAGTCAGAGATGATACTGGTGTTAACCCCACGCCTATGGCTGCTTGGTTCCGAGGGTGGACTGCAGAAGAGAACCGTCACGGCGATCTTCTCAATCGATATCTTTATCTTTCAGGACGTGTTGATATGAAACAAATCGAGAAAACCATACAATACTTGATCGGTTCTGGGATG GATGTACGCACGGAGAACAACACATATCATGGACTTATCTACGTTTCATTTCAAGAAAGGGCAACCTTCATATCTCATGGAAACACTGCTAGGCTTGCCAAAAAATATGGGGATACAAAACTGGCTCAGATTTGTGGGGTTATTGCCGCAGATGAGAAACGCCATGAAACTGCCTACACAAGAATTGTCGAGAAGGTTTTTGAGATCGATCCCGATGGCATGGTTAGGTCTTTCGCTGACattatgaagaagaaaatcataatgCCAGCCCATATGATGTATGACGGTGTGGATAAAAATCTTTTCAGAAACTTCTCAGCCGTCGCACAACAGATTGGAGTTTACACTGCCAGGGACTATACAGACATTATGGAATACTTATTGGACAGATGGGGTGTGGAGAAGTTGACGGGCCTCTCAGACGAGGGGCGTAAAGCACAGGAAATTTTGTGTGGGTTAGTTCCAAGATTCAGGAAGTTAGAAGAGAGGGCACAAGCACAGGCAAATCAAGCATCGGCCAGTGTTCCCTTTAGTTGGATATTTGGTAGAAAGATTTGA